A single Myxococcales bacterium DNA region contains:
- a CDS encoding fused MFS/spermidine synthase: protein MPSQVRRQPDRLLLAFLFFLSGASALLFQVVWMRNLSLVLGVTTYASSAVISAYMAGLTLGSFWFGRLVDRSKHPWFLLGLMEIGIGLFAFSFPAILEILKGLYIQLWPAVPGHLSLSLIRLAFAVALLIVPTSLMGGTFPVVMSVYSAKERLSGGDTGRMYTVNNLGAMVGAAAAGFVLMERVGVKNTAWIGASISIFVGMVCLLRAFLHGETTTGDRVQTGLPAAAPSIAGKAGMPGSLKIALWIFGLQGFASMAFELLWIRLLVVFIGNNVYVFSSILTITLLGLTAGSYRMTRRLPRLADPLAALAKLQYGIGLSAAASILLLGGFMFFQYFGYFILGPTAGGRIIGYFLPSLLIVFFPSFCTGATLPLIAAMYKGIDIGTGRKMAVIASLDTAGSILGAPIAAFVLLPLCGIKSGIVLIAGASLALGLAIHVFIAAGQKKKRPLLLAAIALIAFAALTLIVNPRRPLIRDAGPMQVSLPLDDSPANNAEDWKPAVKAAFTPKLNSYCEGLEAIVSVVEAGGDKGMAIDGVVCSDDSLRDRPSHTMIAHLPLLLAPQAHDMLLIGLGIGFTTLAARQYGVNVDIAELEACELSVARPSTGSPTDILSDPQVRVRIDDGRNYVLATDRKYDVIQPGIIHPVFSSGNASFYTLDFYEECKRILRPGGIVSQWLPLFGMTEADFKMLVRTFQAAFPHTTIWYKWTDDSIVLLGTQEKLRIDWPSFVQRAELPPVQADLAVSHAAGVYSLLDSFFMDEDTVRAYTGDGPLHTDDHPLLEFSSARLFQFTSYFALRGMAPFRQSGYPAINGLGDADAEVRRELTRWFSATQEVIAGQIIEARLQLENSKDLYRDTPEHREALRHYAAALAINPADDNARFHYSLLRANILLAQALASLRSGNLDLAWQQLKIAKQSGTKWKPSYLAGAILDGLSKK, encoded by the coding sequence ATGCCGAGTCAGGTTCGTCGCCAACCGGATCGCCTACTGTTGGCCTTTCTGTTTTTCTTGTCGGGAGCAAGCGCTCTTCTCTTTCAAGTCGTCTGGATGCGCAACCTCAGCCTCGTTCTCGGCGTCACCACCTATGCTTCGAGCGCCGTCATTTCGGCCTACATGGCGGGATTAACGCTTGGCAGCTTCTGGTTCGGCCGTCTCGTCGACCGCAGCAAGCATCCCTGGTTTCTTCTAGGCCTGATGGAAATCGGCATCGGGCTCTTCGCTTTCTCGTTCCCCGCCATCCTCGAGATTCTGAAAGGTCTTTATATTCAACTCTGGCCCGCCGTACCCGGCCACCTCTCCCTGAGTTTGATCCGTCTGGCCTTCGCGGTCGCCCTGCTGATCGTTCCGACTTCGCTGATGGGCGGAACTTTTCCCGTGGTCATGTCGGTGTATTCTGCCAAGGAACGCTTATCCGGCGGTGATACCGGGCGAATGTATACCGTCAACAATCTTGGCGCGATGGTCGGCGCGGCCGCGGCGGGATTTGTCCTCATGGAACGCGTCGGCGTGAAGAACACGGCCTGGATCGGCGCGTCCATCAGTATTTTTGTCGGTATGGTTTGTTTGCTCCGCGCGTTTCTTCACGGCGAAACGACAACCGGCGACCGCGTTCAAACCGGGTTGCCGGCCGCGGCGCCTTCGATCGCCGGAAAAGCAGGCATGCCGGGATCGTTGAAAATCGCGCTCTGGATCTTTGGTCTTCAGGGCTTCGCCAGCATGGCTTTCGAATTGCTTTGGATTCGTCTGTTGGTGGTTTTCATCGGCAATAATGTTTATGTATTTTCGTCCATTTTAACCATCACCTTGCTGGGGTTGACCGCCGGCAGTTATCGAATGACCCGCCGTCTGCCGCGCCTCGCCGATCCGCTCGCCGCCCTGGCTAAGCTGCAGTATGGAATCGGGCTGTCTGCCGCGGCTTCCATCCTGCTGCTTGGCGGATTCATGTTTTTTCAATATTTCGGCTACTTCATCCTCGGGCCGACCGCAGGCGGCCGGATCATCGGTTATTTCCTGCCGTCGCTGCTGATCGTGTTTTTTCCGTCCTTCTGTACCGGCGCCACCTTGCCGCTCATTGCCGCGATGTACAAGGGAATCGACATCGGCACGGGCCGGAAGATGGCGGTCATCGCCTCGCTGGATACGGCCGGCAGCATCCTCGGCGCGCCGATTGCCGCTTTCGTTCTGTTGCCGCTCTGCGGCATAAAAAGCGGGATCGTTTTGATCGCCGGGGCCAGCCTGGCGCTCGGCCTGGCGATTCACGTTTTCATCGCCGCCGGCCAAAAAAAGAAACGACCGCTGCTTCTCGCGGCGATCGCGTTGATCGCTTTCGCGGCGCTCACGTTGATCGTCAATCCGCGGCGGCCGCTGATCCGCGACGCCGGCCCGATGCAAGTCTCTCTTCCGCTCGATGATTCGCCGGCGAACAATGCCGAGGATTGGAAGCCGGCGGTCAAGGCCGCGTTCACCCCGAAGCTGAACAGCTATTGCGAAGGGCTGGAAGCGATCGTCTCCGTCGTTGAAGCCGGCGGCGACAAAGGAATGGCGATCGATGGCGTAGTCTGCTCGGATGATTCCTTGCGCGACCGGCCAAGCCATACCATGATTGCCCATCTTCCGCTCCTCCTGGCTCCGCAAGCGCATGACATGCTGCTGATCGGCCTGGGGATCGGGTTCACCACCCTCGCCGCCCGACAATACGGGGTTAATGTGGATATCGCCGAATTGGAGGCTTGCGAATTGTCGGTCGCAAGACCTTCAACCGGCTCGCCGACCGACATTCTTTCCGATCCGCAGGTGCGGGTGCGCATCGATGACGGCCGCAACTACGTATTGGCGACCGATCGAAAATACGACGTGATCCAACCGGGCATCATTCATCCCGTCTTTTCCAGCGGCAATGCGAGTTTCTATACGCTGGATTTTTACGAGGAGTGCAAACGGATCCTTCGTCCCGGCGGCATCGTTTCGCAATGGCTGCCGCTGTTCGGCATGACCGAAGCCGATTTCAAGATGCTGGTGCGCACTTTTCAGGCCGCTTTTCCGCATACGACCATCTGGTACAAATGGACCGACGACTCGATCGTTCTCCTCGGCACTCAGGAAAAGCTACGCATCGACTGGCCTTCGTTCGTCCAGCGGGCTGAACTGCCGCCGGTCCAAGCCGATCTTGCCGTTTCCCATGCCGCCGGAGTTTACTCGCTCCTCGATTCGTTTTTCATGGACGAGGACACTGTCCGCGCCTATACGGGGGATGGACCGCTTCATACGGACGATCATCCGCTGTTGGAATTTTCCTCGGCCAGGCTTTTTCAATTCACCTCCTATTTTGCCTTACGCGGCATGGCGCCGTTCAGGCAATCCGGCTACCCGGCGATCAACGGACTCGGCGATGCGGATGCCGAGGTGCGCCGGGAGTTGACGCGGTGGTTTTCCGCCACGCAAGAGGTCATCGCCGGCCAAATCATCGAAGCGCGGTTGCAACTGGAAAACAGCAAGGATTTGTATCGCGACACTCCCGAACACCGGGAAGCTTTGCGCCACTATGCCGCCGCTTTGGCCATCAACCCCGCGGATGACAACGCGCGCTTCCACTATTCCCTTTTACGCGCCAACATTCTGCTGGCGCAGGCGCTTGCTTCACTTCGTTCCGGCAATCTGGATCTCGCTTGGCAACAATTAAAAATCGCCAAACAATCAGGCACGAAATGGAAACCCTCCTATCTGGCCGGGGCGATTCTTGACGGCCTTTCAAAAAAATAA